TCCCCCAATGGACAAAATGGGATGCGTCAGAAGATCGTCCCCGGAGTAAATTGCCATCCGGTCTCCGACACGGTCGAAAAGCTCGATGATCTGCGACAGCGAGCCCGATGCTTCCTTGACGCCGACAAAGAGCTCGATGGACACAAGACGCTCGATGGTTTCAGGCAGGATATTGACGCCGGTTCTGACCGGAACATTGTAGATGACCATGGGGATGTCCACGCTTTTGGCCAGGGCTTCGTAATGACGCACAAGTCCTTCCTGGGTGGGGCGGTTGTAATACGGCGTAATGATGAGCGCTCCATCGGCTCCCATCGCACTTGCGGCCCGGGTCAGCCTGATCGCCTCATCGGTGCTGTTCGACCCTGTTCCGGCCAGAACCTGGATGCGTCTTGCCGCATGTTCAATGACAACTTCCAGAACGCGTTCGTGCTCGCGATGATCGAGCGTCGCAGATTCCCCGGTCGTTCCCACCGGTACCAGCGCCTGGGTCCCTTCCCGGATATGAAAATCGACCAGTTCCCGAAGCTTCCTTTCATCAACCCTGCCCCCTGCAAACGGGGTCACCAGAGCTACCATTGATCCTTTAAACACGGCATTCGCTCCATGGGCCCAACTTTCAGAGGCCCGTTCAAATTTTATGGCACATTCTCCGACGGCCCGCTGCTGCCGGCTTTAAGCTCCAGAACAGACGGAGGAGGACCGGGAGGCGCGGAATGATATTTCTCAAGATCTCCCCAGGCATGACGCAAGAGAGCGACCAGACTTTCTTCGTGCACATCCCCCGGATAGGACATCATCTCCCGGAATTCGGAACTCAATGCGATGACCTCCGTTGACGGCACCTTTCGGGCGCGTCCGGCATCATAAAACTGATCCAGAACGTTCCGGGCCTCGGCCTTTTTTTCGGGAGACCATGTCACAGGCATGCGATTCATCAGTGCATGGTCCGTCACCCAGTTTCTCATGTAAATGTATGTCAGAGTGTCTCCCCCCGTAAAGGTGATGAGGAAAAACACGACCGGAATGGCAGACAGAATGATCAGGACCAGAAAACATCCCCGCCCCTCCTTCCGGTGGGGCGCGAGCGGAATGTCATCGTCATCGTTGTCCATGGGGTGGGTGTCCTCAGACAATCCCTTCTCCCCGGATCAAATCCTCATACGTTTCACGGGCGCGTATGACCGAAAAACGGTCTCCCGAAACCAGAACCTCCGCCGGTCTGGGGCGCGCATTGTAGTTTGAAGCCATGGCAAATCCATAGGCCCCGGCTGACATGACGGCCAACAGATCACCAGGCTCCGCAGGAGGAAGTTCCCGGTCCTGGACAAGGAAGTCTCCCGTTTCACAGACCGGTCCAACGAGATCTCCCTTCTTCCCTGCTCCCGTTTTCTTTACCACCGGCCAGAGGTCGTGAAACGCACCATAGAGGGAAGGACGGATGAGGTCATTCATCCCCGCGTCCGCAATATAGAACATCTTGACAGAAGTCTCTTTGAGATATTGGACCTCTGTGACAAGGATTCCTGCATTTCCCACGATGGAACGCCCCGGCTCCAGGATAATTCCCACATTCAGGCCTTCCAGGCGGGAGAGAATTTCATGGGCCACCTCCCGGGGTGTCGGCGGTTTTTCGTTGCCATACCGGATGCCCAGGCCTCCCCCGACATCCAGCCAGGTAACCTCAATACCGTTTTCTTTCAGGAGGCGGGCAAAAGCGACCATCCGGTCAAAGGCATCCCGGAAGGGGGATATTTCCGTCAACTGGGAGCCGATGTGCTGATGAATGCCAACGATACGGATTCCAGGGAGACGAGCAGCCCTCCGATATTCCTC
The sequence above is drawn from the Leptospirillum ferriphilum ML-04 genome and encodes:
- the dapA gene encoding 4-hydroxy-tetrahydrodipicolinate synthase → MFKGSMVALVTPFAGGRVDERKLRELVDFHIREGTQALVPVGTTGESATLDHREHERVLEVVIEHAARRIQVLAGTGSNSTDEAIRLTRAASAMGADGALIITPYYNRPTQEGLVRHYEALAKSVDIPMVIYNVPVRTGVNILPETIERLVSIELFVGVKEASGSLSQIIELFDRVGDRMAIYSGDDLLTHPILSIGGKGVISVSANIVPRLMSEMVDEALAGNWDKAFQKHLALVPLHRALGLETNPIPIKTAMGLAGMIAPDMRLPLVPMSEGPRRKLEDVLKTMGLLGKGLS
- the lysA gene encoding diaminopimelate decarboxylase, with product MNGFEYKGHELFVEDVPVRKIVSSVDSPVYIYSEKALREAYSSYQQAFQGHRTLIAYAMKANGNLQILSMLGKMGSGADVVSGGELFRARRAGIPSDRIVFAGVGKTDGEMREAIDAGILMFNVESSMELDRLSRVASSMGKVAPVALRVNPDVDPKTHPYISTGMKKSKFGIPVDQALEEYRRAARLPGIRIVGIHQHIGSQLTEISPFRDAFDRMVAFARLLKENGIEVTWLDVGGGLGIRYGNEKPPTPREVAHEILSRLEGLNVGIILEPGRSIVGNAGILVTEVQYLKETSVKMFYIADAGMNDLIRPSLYGAFHDLWPVVKKTGAGKKGDLVGPVCETGDFLVQDRELPPAEPGDLLAVMSAGAYGFAMASNYNARPRPAEVLVSGDRFSVIRARETYEDLIRGEGIV